Proteins from one Diorhabda carinulata isolate Delta chromosome 10, icDioCari1.1, whole genome shotgun sequence genomic window:
- the LOC130898392 gene encoding box C/D snoRNA protein 1 — protein sequence MDVGTTESQDSEVSAGSETFSSKLGLCEVCTIRNGKYTCPRCEVKTCSLKCNRIHKLELECNGDRDRTKFVPLNKFSNLDLVSDYRLLEEISRSLEAAKKNFRTKWNLQRALIKLKYEAKLRKVDLKFLPSQFTRRKNNTTNFQSATAQIFWHVEWIFVNADNLRLYDENVPETQKLGGILQKYFMPDNDKLLAEKLQYYQAVGIPGVKLFLKAEQRTIKKFYELDSSMTLKESLANKLIIEYPTIHVVFKDHGCGYDVIDSDDDEEDSATNEKSGKEVINNIINRSENEEINRSSKNLLFVSEYSDDGDDQ from the exons ATGGATGTAGGTACAACAGAATCTCAGGATTCAGAAGTTAGTGCTGGTAgtgaaactttttcatcaaa gttaggacTATGTGAAGTGTGTACTATTCGTAATGGAAAATACACTTGTCCAAGATGTGAGGTGAAAACTTGTTCTTTAAAGTGTAATAGAATTCATAAATTAGAACTGGAATGTAATGGAGACAGAGATCGTACAAAATTTGTGCctctaaataaattttcaaatttagatttAGTTAGTGATTATAGACTATTAGAAGAAATTTCGAGGTCTTTGGAAGcagctaaaaaaaattttagaacgAAGTGGAATTTACAACga GCATTAATCAAGTTAAAATACGAAGCTAAATTAAGAAAAGTGGATTTGAAGTTTTTACCATCCCAATTTACTAGACGTAAGAATAATACAACTAACTTTCAATCAGCAACAGCTCAAATCTTCTGGCACGTTGAATGGATATTTGTGAATGCTGATAATTTAAGACTTTATGATGAAAACGTTCCAGAAACTCAGAAACTTGGCGgcattcttcaaaaatattttatgcctgataatgataaattattGGCAGAAAAATTACAGTATTACCAAGCTGTGGGAATACCCGGCGTTAAGTTATTTTTGAAAGCTGAACAAAGAaccattaaaaaattctatgaaCTTGATAGTAGTATGACATTAAAAGAATCTTTAGCGAATAAGTTAATCATCGAATATCCTACAATTCACGTAGTTTTCAAAGACCATGGTTGTGGTTATGATGTTATTGACTCgg atgatgatgaagaagataGTGCAACAAATGAAAAATCGGGAAAAGaagttataaacaatataataaatagatcggaaaatgaagaaattaatagaTCTTCAAAAAATCTGTTGTTCGTGTCAGAATATTCAGACGATGGCGATGAccaatga